A stretch of the Egicoccus sp. AB-alg6-2 genome encodes the following:
- a CDS encoding DUF222 domain-containing protein yields the protein MATIATDGHARGVGAVYADSDALKALADVTARVLRRDLEDVEELDLLVELEILGRVRNQLDARKSAAIAELTRRKKDDARARHPNNPRAGEQAARHARQQLVGELHLSHGEVKQAQQIGAKLAQTPRAREAFEAGTLPTRHAQVLVDALQHVADPEVRARLEHELTEAGQAMNPTEFGRLVRQRLGELDDGASVEAQQRRNQRRTGRLSQSPDGFQELHVRVSGVAGEMLATAVHAFRRTDAEGEHRTPEQATADAVVAMAEAALGAAKAPLQHGIRPHLTITLTQADLDRGSGLAKTVWSGPVPIAEVEPLYDDCSVSRLILDARGVPVEASEAVRSVPAGVWRAVVERDGGCIADGCDQPPQWCQVMHLGERYRFGGRLTIPTAGLGCSYHHKKFDLYGWKLSWFEGRPVLHAPDKPPRRSRPPDTRGDPP from the coding sequence GTGGCCACCATTGCAACCGACGGCCATGCGAGGGGCGTCGGTGCCGTCTACGCCGACAGCGACGCGCTGAAAGCGTTGGCGGACGTGACCGCGCGTGTTCTTCGACGCGATCTCGAGGACGTCGAGGAGCTGGACCTGCTCGTCGAGCTCGAGATCCTCGGGCGGGTCCGGAACCAGCTCGACGCACGGAAGTCCGCTGCCATCGCGGAGCTCACCCGCCGCAAGAAGGACGACGCCCGGGCGCGGCACCCGAACAATCCGCGAGCGGGAGAACAGGCTGCCCGCCACGCGCGACAGCAACTGGTCGGCGAGCTCCACCTCAGCCACGGCGAGGTCAAGCAGGCCCAACAGATCGGCGCCAAGCTGGCACAGACGCCACGGGCGCGGGAAGCCTTCGAAGCCGGAACGCTGCCGACGCGCCATGCCCAGGTCCTCGTCGACGCCCTTCAACACGTCGCCGACCCCGAGGTGCGGGCGCGGCTCGAGCACGAGCTGACTGAGGCCGGCCAGGCCATGAACCCGACCGAGTTCGGCCGGCTGGTTCGACAGCGGCTCGGAGAGCTCGACGACGGCGCCTCCGTAGAGGCGCAGCAACGGCGCAACCAGCGACGCACCGGCCGCCTCAGCCAGTCCCCCGACGGCTTCCAGGAACTACACGTGCGCGTCTCCGGCGTCGCGGGCGAGATGCTCGCCACGGCCGTGCACGCCTTCCGTCGCACCGACGCCGAAGGCGAGCACCGCACACCCGAGCAGGCGACCGCCGACGCCGTGGTCGCCATGGCCGAGGCGGCGTTGGGCGCAGCCAAGGCGCCGCTCCAGCACGGGATCCGTCCCCACTTGACGATCACCCTGACGCAGGCCGACCTCGATCGCGGATCCGGTCTGGCGAAGACGGTCTGGTCGGGACCGGTTCCGATCGCCGAGGTCGAGCCGCTCTACGACGACTGCAGTGTGTCCCGGCTGATCCTCGACGCCCGCGGCGTCCCGGTCGAGGCTTCGGAAGCGGTCCGCTCGGTGCCGGCCGGCGTCTGGCGTGCCGTGGTCGAACGCGACGGCGGCTGCATCGCCGACGGCTGCGACCAGCCACCACAGTGGTGTCAGGTCATGCACCTCGGCGAGCGCTACCGCTTCGGCGGCCGTCTCACCATCCCGACGGCCGGCCTCGGCTGCAGCTACCACCACAAGAAGTTCGACCTCTACGGCTGGAAGCTCAGCTGGTTCGAGGGACGACCGGTGCTGCATGCACCCGACAAGCCACCTAGAAGATCGCGACCACCGGACACCCGCGGTGATCCGCCGTGA
- a CDS encoding FadR/GntR family transcriptional regulator produces MRVGDRLPVERELREGLGVSRSSVRDGVRALQAMGLVGVRIGAKGGAFVTCPQPDLVSELLHLMLTLSEVETSEVSEARALVELSCLPLVCRKATPADLDALRSLCEPAFGPAAPRGSTSDGEAARSFHVRLAEASHSSVLPILLATLSGGDGARCAGSSSDITRDHVALLAAITDRDVPRAQTLLAEHLGVDGRVATVALELANAGPRSVGCQSLDDDTSLAGDECPHG; encoded by the coding sequence CTGAGAGTCGGCGATCGATTGCCGGTGGAGCGTGAACTCCGCGAAGGTCTTGGCGTGAGCCGATCGTCGGTCAGGGACGGCGTCCGGGCGCTCCAAGCTATGGGCCTCGTTGGCGTCCGCATCGGCGCCAAGGGCGGCGCCTTCGTCACATGTCCCCAGCCCGACCTCGTCTCCGAGCTGCTCCACCTCATGCTGACGTTGTCGGAGGTCGAGACCTCGGAGGTCTCCGAGGCGCGCGCCCTGGTGGAACTCAGCTGTCTGCCACTGGTGTGCCGAAAAGCCACCCCGGCCGACCTGGACGCTCTGAGAAGCCTCTGCGAGCCGGCGTTCGGACCGGCCGCCCCGCGAGGGAGCACCTCCGACGGTGAGGCAGCGAGGTCGTTCCACGTACGACTCGCCGAGGCGAGCCACAGTTCCGTACTGCCGATCCTGCTGGCGACCCTGAGCGGCGGGGACGGGGCCCGTTGCGCAGGTTCGTCTTCGGACATCACCCGGGACCACGTCGCGCTGCTCGCCGCGATCACCGATCGAGACGTCCCCCGAGCCCAGACGCTGCTCGCCGAACATCTCGGTGTCGACGGCCGCGTTGCAACGGTGGCCCTCGAGCTCGCGAACGCGGGCCCTCGGTCGGTCGGCTGCCAAAGTTTGGACGACGACACTTCCCTAGCTGGAGACGAGTGCCCGCATGGCTGA
- a CDS encoding ribose-phosphate diphosphokinase — MIDSPQHATDEQASAGRPPGEPPGPLDFVLLAGSANRRLAGAIADYLGHPLIHGESRHFSEGNTFVRVPVNVREQDVFLVQGTGPPANDNFMELLFWIDALKRASAKSVTVVMPYFSYAKGDKKDEPRVSIRARVCADAIEAAGADRVVTMDLHAPQVVGFFRIPVDDLYAMPVLCDAAAADARDGLVVVSPDAGFAKKARQYANRLGARVAIADKQRVDHSENAEVLDLIGDVEGRRALIVDDFTVSGGTLIDAGRLLVERGAASVSAAVTHSLLHGEALQRLLDSEIRHLYVTDTIERDPSASGAADRIVEVPVARLFGEAIRRIALRESVSVLFE, encoded by the coding sequence ATGATCGATTCCCCGCAGCACGCAACCGACGAGCAGGCCTCCGCGGGTCGGCCCCCGGGCGAACCGCCAGGGCCGCTCGACTTCGTGCTGCTGGCCGGCTCGGCGAACCGCCGCCTGGCTGGCGCCATCGCGGACTACCTCGGTCATCCGCTGATCCATGGTGAGTCGCGGCACTTCTCGGAGGGCAACACCTTCGTTCGCGTGCCGGTCAACGTGCGTGAGCAGGACGTGTTCCTGGTGCAGGGCACCGGTCCGCCGGCCAACGACAACTTCATGGAGTTGCTGTTCTGGATCGACGCGCTGAAGCGGGCCAGCGCGAAGTCGGTCACCGTGGTCATGCCCTACTTCAGCTATGCGAAGGGGGACAAGAAGGACGAGCCGCGCGTCTCGATCCGTGCGCGGGTCTGCGCCGACGCGATCGAGGCAGCCGGCGCCGACCGCGTCGTGACCATGGACCTGCACGCGCCACAGGTCGTTGGCTTCTTCCGCATCCCCGTCGACGACCTGTACGCCATGCCGGTGCTGTGCGACGCGGCTGCCGCCGATGCCCGCGACGGCCTCGTCGTGGTCTCGCCGGACGCCGGGTTCGCGAAGAAGGCGAGGCAGTACGCGAACCGGCTCGGCGCCCGTGTCGCCATCGCCGACAAGCAGCGGGTCGACCACTCGGAGAACGCCGAGGTGCTCGATCTCATCGGCGACGTCGAGGGTCGCCGCGCCCTGATCGTGGACGACTTCACCGTGTCGGGTGGCACGCTGATCGACGCGGGGCGGTTGCTGGTCGAGCGCGGTGCGGCCTCCGTCTCGGCTGCGGTCACCCACAGCCTCCTGCACGGCGAGGCACTGCAACGCCTGCTCGACAGCGAGATCCGCCACCTCTACGTCACCGACACCATCGAACGCGATCCGTCCGCCAGCGGCGCCGCCGACAGGATCGTCGAGGTGCCCGTCGCGAGGCTGTTCGGCGAAGCCATCCGCCGCATCGCCCTGCGCGAGTCGGTCAGCGTCCTTTTCGAGTAG
- a CDS encoding MFS transporter yields MERPDAVPDRRSAHAKTFAEFTLHRQSIADSQEPAGDGGLDLQHDVVRDVAWLDLLECESLGRCHRASWDLVRRLDGTMIGPATVLTLRQRATPDKPRSQDVSPTPRPRARAAMMGQSGGSHDDVRLAVEPPLGKLRATFSSLSNVNYRRYFFGHALSITGTWMQRVGQAWLVLELTGSGTLLGITAALQHLPVLLLGAYGGLLADRVDKRRLLLLTQSLGASLALALAVLTATGAIRVGMVFVLAGAMGAVHAIDRPTRQAIIMEMVGPDLISNAVTLNNITWNAAQAIGPALAGAVIATHGLAMSFFLNAASYFAVVLVLMMLRTHDLVPSERVPRSRGQLREGLNYVRRTPELVAPMIVLVIVGMFAFEWAVTLPLLAEEAFGGDAQTFGWMFSSMGSGAVIGGLLVAGSVSSSMRFLAGSSAVFGLLMTLTAAAPTLPLVLVGLFLVGAAGVALRSTAMSVLQLRSLPSMRGRVVALFAVATTGTTPIGGPLAGAVAEFLGARVALGLGGLSAILAALAVVLYQRRAGAVQVSAGPAALAHPTSDGESPLRGRR; encoded by the coding sequence TTGGAGCGCCCGGACGCCGTCCCTGACCGACGATCGGCTCACGCCAAGACCTTCGCGGAGTTCACGCTCCACCGGCAATCGATCGCCGACTCTCAGGAGCCCGCTGGCGACGGCGGCCTTGATCTGCAGCACGATGTCGTCCGCGATGTGGCGTGGCTGGACCTTCTCGAATGTGAGTCGCTGGGCCGCTGTCACCGGGCCTCCTGGGATCTGGTTCGCCGGCTGGACGGGACGATGATCGGTCCGGCAACGGTCCTGACTCTGCGCCAGCGTGCGACCCCCGACAAGCCGCGGTCTCAAGATGTGAGTCCGACCCCACGCCCACGGGCGCGCGCGGCCATGATGGGCCAGTCCGGCGGTAGCCATGACGATGTCCGCCTGGCGGTGGAGCCACCCTTGGGGAAGCTACGTGCGACGTTCAGTTCGCTGAGCAACGTCAACTATCGACGCTACTTCTTCGGACATGCGCTCTCCATAACCGGGACCTGGATGCAGCGGGTCGGCCAGGCATGGCTGGTACTGGAACTCACGGGCTCGGGGACTTTGCTGGGCATCACGGCAGCACTTCAGCATCTCCCTGTCCTGCTCCTGGGCGCCTATGGCGGCCTGCTCGCCGACCGGGTCGACAAGCGACGTCTGCTCCTGCTGACACAGAGCCTGGGAGCGTCTTTGGCGCTCGCCCTGGCCGTACTCACCGCCACGGGTGCCATCAGGGTCGGCATGGTCTTCGTGCTCGCTGGCGCCATGGGAGCTGTCCATGCAATCGACCGACCGACGCGCCAGGCCATCATCATGGAGATGGTCGGCCCCGACCTGATCTCGAATGCCGTCACCCTCAACAACATCACCTGGAACGCGGCGCAGGCGATCGGTCCGGCCCTGGCAGGCGCCGTCATCGCGACGCACGGGCTCGCGATGAGCTTCTTCCTGAACGCCGCCTCGTACTTCGCCGTCGTGCTCGTTCTGATGATGCTCCGCACCCACGACTTGGTTCCCTCCGAGCGCGTCCCCAGATCCCGTGGGCAGCTGCGGGAGGGCCTCAACTACGTGCGGCGCACTCCCGAGCTGGTCGCCCCCATGATCGTGCTCGTCATCGTCGGCATGTTTGCTTTCGAGTGGGCGGTCACGTTGCCACTACTGGCCGAGGAAGCGTTCGGAGGAGATGCACAGACCTTTGGATGGATGTTTTCCAGCATGGGCTCGGGAGCGGTCATCGGCGGCTTGTTGGTCGCTGGCTCGGTGTCCTCCTCGATGCGTTTCCTCGCGGGTAGTTCCGCGGTGTTCGGACTGCTGATGACTTTGACAGCGGCGGCTCCGACACTGCCACTGGTGCTGGTCGGTCTGTTCCTGGTCGGTGCTGCCGGTGTCGCCCTCCGAAGCACGGCCATGTCGGTCTTGCAGTTGCGCTCACTACCGAGTATGCGCGGACGCGTCGTGGCACTGTTCGCCGTAGCCACGACCGGGACTACGCCGATCGGCGGTCCGCTCGCTGGCGCCGTGGCCGAATTCCTCGGCGCCAGGGTTGCGCTGGGACTCGGCGGGTTGTCGGCGATTCTCGCTGCCCTAGCGGTTGTCCTCTACCAGCGCCGAGCGGGCGCCGTGCAGGTCTCCGCCGGGCCAGCGGCACTCGCTCACCCGACCTCCGATGGTGAATCCCCCTTGCGCGGGCGCCGATGA
- a CDS encoding glycosyltransferase family 2 protein has translation MSTAPISQLPPQDDPQERPDVSIVLPTYNEVGHVRQEVERIREAMNASEYTWEIVAVDDCSSDGTREWLRSEAKKDANVRLIEHRRNLGSGGARRTGTAAARGHVVVWTDVDMTYPNHEIPQLVDALEGYDQVVGARTSEEGTHKALRVPAKWAIRRLAQYLAQEDIPDLNSGFRAFRRDKAIRYLNRLPNGFSCVTTMTMSFMADGLAVGYVEIPYAAREGESKFHWYRDTRKYLLQVVRMILGYEPLRVFMPVGLALLLFGIAKLIYDITTKDLRLATNTLLILFAAFQVISIGLLADLVVRVSKPPVDDPLDAPTR, from the coding sequence ATGTCCACCGCACCGATCTCGCAGTTGCCGCCGCAGGACGACCCGCAGGAGCGTCCCGACGTCTCGATCGTGCTGCCCACCTACAACGAGGTTGGCCACGTCCGGCAGGAGGTCGAGCGGATCCGTGAGGCCATGAACGCCTCCGAGTACACCTGGGAGATCGTCGCCGTCGACGACTGCTCGTCGGACGGCACCCGCGAGTGGCTGCGAAGCGAGGCGAAGAAGGACGCGAACGTCCGCCTCATCGAGCACCGTCGCAACCTCGGTTCCGGCGGCGCCCGACGGACCGGCACCGCGGCGGCACGCGGCCACGTCGTGGTGTGGACCGACGTGGACATGACCTATCCGAACCACGAGATCCCGCAACTGGTCGACGCACTCGAGGGCTACGACCAGGTCGTCGGTGCCCGCACCAGCGAGGAGGGCACGCACAAGGCGCTGCGCGTGCCCGCCAAGTGGGCGATCCGTCGGCTGGCGCAGTACCTCGCGCAGGAGGACATCCCCGACCTCAACTCCGGGTTCCGCGCCTTCCGTCGTGACAAGGCGATCCGCTACCTCAACCGGTTGCCCAACGGCTTCTCCTGTGTCACCACGATGACGATGTCGTTCATGGCCGACGGCCTCGCCGTCGGTTACGTCGAGATCCCGTACGCCGCCCGCGAGGGCGAGTCGAAGTTCCACTGGTACCGCGACACCCGCAAGTACCTGTTGCAGGTCGTGCGGATGATCCTCGGCTACGAGCCGCTGCGGGTCTTCATGCCGGTCGGTCTCGCGCTGCTGCTGTTCGGGATCGCCAAGCTGATCTACGACATCACGACGAAGGACCTGCGGCTCGCGACCAACACGCTGCTGATCCTGTTCGCCGCGTTCCAGGTCATCAGCATCGGACTGCTCGCCGACCTCGTCGTGCGGGTGAGCAAACCGCCCGTGGACGACCCCTTGGACGCGCCCACGCGTTGA
- a CDS encoding nuclear transport factor 2 family protein — translation MAEQTQDHHDIRAVIDEWAISRDGALWERFRKVWHPRGVMMATWFQGSADEFATISQRGFERGVNILHFLGGTSIELAGDRAVAQTKMQILQRAVVHGVEVDVTCHGRFHDLFERTAGDWRLVLRRLTYEKDWVVPVDPSARLSLDPRTLERFPVGYRHLAYVQSELGFDVHDNMPGISGPETDHLYEQARRWLAGENVATLAASVGGRDAG, via the coding sequence ATGGCTGAGCAGACCCAGGACCACCACGACATCCGGGCAGTCATCGACGAGTGGGCGATCAGCCGCGACGGCGCCCTTTGGGAGCGATTTCGAAAGGTCTGGCATCCACGTGGCGTCATGATGGCCACGTGGTTCCAGGGGTCGGCGGACGAGTTCGCCACGATCAGCCAGCGTGGTTTCGAACGCGGGGTGAACATCCTGCACTTCCTGGGCGGTACCTCGATCGAGCTCGCAGGCGATCGCGCGGTTGCCCAGACAAAGATGCAAATCCTGCAGCGGGCCGTGGTTCACGGTGTCGAAGTCGACGTGACCTGTCACGGCCGCTTCCACGATCTGTTCGAGCGAACCGCCGGAGATTGGCGACTCGTGTTGCGGCGGCTGACCTACGAAAAGGACTGGGTGGTTCCCGTCGACCCGTCGGCTCGGCTGTCACTGGACCCGCGCACTCTGGAGCGCTTCCCGGTCGGCTACCGCCACCTGGCGTACGTGCAGTCGGAACTCGGATTCGATGTCCATGACAACATGCCGGGGATCTCCGGGCCGGAGACGGACCACCTCTATGAGCAGGCGCGTCGCTGGTTGGCCGGCGAGAACGTTGCCACGCTGGCAGCCAGCGTCGGCGGGCGCGACGCCGGATGA
- a CDS encoding UDP-glucose/GDP-mannose dehydrogenase family protein gives MTATLGACILPVFRSSVWFPTDVRADLLDVKEFPVDIAVIGVGHVGLVTAACLAELGHTVVGLDDDAAKIETLHAGGVPFHEPDLLQLVEKVTASGLLRFTTDLADAIADAEIVFVCVGTPPLPGGGPDLRFVERVAVEVAALADHELVLVEKSTVPANTGQRLTQVIAREQTARGTDLTNVHIASNPEFLREGAAVYDTLNPDRIVYGTSSDFARDALRRVYAPLVERTGAPVVETDVNTAELIKHASNAFLATKISFINAVANVCDIVGADVEVVAQGMGMDERIGPKFLQAGLGFGGSCFPKDVDAFLHLSRNVGYDFRLLEEVARINAGQRDVVLSKLRDELWHLTGKTITILGAAFKPGTDDLREAPALHLARALLEEGATVHVYDPVALPGVRRALPDVVTFDDPLQAAAGAHAAVVATDWPEVVKLDLAGLVAALDYPILVDGRNCLDPEAARAAGLRYHGIGRGHLQA, from the coding sequence GTGACAGCTACCCTCGGCGCCTGCATCCTGCCGGTCTTCCGCTCGTCGGTCTGGTTTCCCACCGACGTCCGTGCCGACCTCCTCGACGTCAAGGAATTCCCCGTGGACATCGCCGTCATCGGTGTCGGGCACGTCGGTCTGGTCACGGCGGCCTGCCTGGCCGAGCTCGGACACACCGTGGTCGGCCTCGACGACGATGCCGCCAAGATCGAGACGCTGCACGCGGGTGGGGTGCCCTTCCACGAGCCCGACCTGCTGCAACTGGTGGAGAAGGTCACCGCGTCGGGGCTGTTGCGGTTCACCACCGACCTAGCCGATGCCATCGCCGACGCCGAGATCGTGTTCGTCTGCGTCGGCACGCCGCCGCTCCCGGGCGGCGGCCCTGACCTGCGCTTCGTGGAGCGGGTCGCCGTCGAGGTGGCCGCCCTCGCCGATCACGAACTGGTCCTGGTCGAGAAGTCCACCGTCCCGGCAAACACCGGCCAACGCCTCACCCAGGTCATCGCACGCGAACAGACGGCCCGCGGCACCGACCTCACCAACGTCCACATCGCGTCGAACCCGGAGTTCCTGCGCGAGGGCGCTGCCGTCTACGACACCCTCAATCCCGACCGGATCGTCTACGGCACCAGCTCGGATTTCGCCCGCGACGCCCTGCGCCGGGTCTATGCGCCGCTGGTCGAACGCACCGGTGCGCCGGTGGTGGAGACCGACGTCAACACCGCCGAGCTGATCAAGCACGCCTCCAACGCCTTCCTCGCCACCAAGATCTCGTTCATCAACGCCGTCGCCAACGTCTGCGACATCGTCGGCGCCGATGTCGAGGTGGTCGCCCAGGGCATGGGCATGGACGAGCGCATCGGCCCCAAGTTCCTCCAGGCCGGCCTCGGCTTCGGCGGCTCGTGTTTTCCCAAGGATGTCGACGCCTTCCTGCACCTGTCGCGCAACGTCGGCTACGACTTCCGGCTGCTCGAGGAGGTCGCGCGGATCAACGCCGGCCAGCGCGACGTCGTGCTGTCCAAGCTCCGCGACGAGCTGTGGCACCTGACGGGCAAGACGATCACGATCCTCGGAGCCGCCTTCAAGCCCGGGACCGACGACCTGCGCGAAGCTCCCGCGCTGCACCTCGCCAGGGCGTTGCTGGAGGAGGGCGCGACCGTGCACGTCTACGACCCTGTCGCCCTTCCCGGCGTGCGACGCGCGCTGCCAGACGTCGTCACCTTCGACGACCCGCTGCAGGCCGCCGCCGGCGCCCATGCCGCCGTGGTGGCCACCGACTGGCCCGAGGTCGTCAAGCTCGACCTCGCCGGCCTCGTCGCCGCGCTCGACTACCCGATCCTCGTCGACGGCCGCAACTGCCTCGACCCCGAGGCGGCCCGTGCCGCCGGCCTGCGCTACCACGGCATCGGCCGCGGCCACCTGCAAGCCTGA
- a CDS encoding S8 family serine peptidase produces the protein MSSRARRDTSMRQRRHGRALAALVAAVMVVPATGVASAQSAPPPVNDPLFPEQHHLPIIRAPEAWEITRGSPAISIAVVDTGVSPHHPDLAGAFWTDAQGHHGYDYLRGTNETFVDGGRDWHGTAVAGVAAARADDGVGTAGVAPGVSISVRRILESAGPFSSPQLRTTVDTAVRAIEDAATAGADVILLPWGFAELSPGQRSQLRTVIAGVGVPVVAAAGNSYLDLSSRAGSSGPWPARFNDLPNLVTVAASDREGYLLYDERDGTGSNYGRTTVDLAAPGEAILAPDVGFESDDYFRFHGTSFAAPQVAGALALGRSIAPTMSTNELVGEVIRSVTPTNRLQGQVVSGGVLDVAEFLRNVRRRACTEEVASGGSPFTDVSAQGAHGFNIKCVAHWGVAEGVGDGRYAPGRHVTRGQMASFLVRILEVAGDPAATADAPDAFPDDDGSVHETAINRLAAAGIATGRADGRFQPGAPVTRAQMASFLTRTIHHFEIHSGEPRAWFNDVEGSAHEQAILAAREFGITLGTTEPRLFEPALHTRRDHMASFVSRTLEVLRREGVELTPRSSGS, from the coding sequence ATGAGCAGCCGGGCGCGGCGCGACACCAGCATGCGGCAGCGGCGGCACGGCCGCGCCCTGGCGGCGCTGGTCGCCGCGGTGATGGTGGTGCCCGCGACCGGCGTCGCCTCGGCCCAGTCGGCCCCACCACCGGTGAACGATCCGCTGTTCCCCGAGCAGCACCACCTGCCCATCATCCGCGCCCCCGAGGCGTGGGAGATCACCCGCGGCAGCCCGGCGATCTCGATCGCCGTGGTCGACACCGGCGTCTCGCCTCACCACCCCGACCTCGCCGGCGCCTTCTGGACCGACGCGCAGGGGCACCACGGCTACGACTACCTGCGCGGCACGAACGAGACCTTCGTCGACGGCGGGCGGGACTGGCACGGGACCGCGGTGGCCGGGGTCGCCGCGGCACGCGCCGACGACGGCGTCGGGACGGCGGGTGTCGCGCCGGGCGTGTCGATCAGCGTGCGGCGCATCCTCGAGTCCGCCGGTCCGTTCAGTTCGCCGCAGCTGCGGACGACCGTCGACACGGCGGTCCGCGCCATCGAGGACGCCGCCACCGCCGGGGCGGACGTCATCCTGCTGCCCTGGGGATTCGCCGAGCTCAGCCCCGGACAGCGCAGCCAGCTGCGCACGGTCATCGCCGGGGTCGGGGTGCCGGTGGTCGCCGCGGCGGGCAACAGCTACCTCGACCTCTCGAGCCGCGCGGGTAGTTCCGGACCCTGGCCGGCTCGCTTCAACGACCTGCCGAACCTCGTGACCGTCGCGGCCTCGGACCGTGAGGGCTACCTGCTCTACGACGAACGGGACGGCACCGGGTCGAACTACGGCCGCACGACCGTCGATCTCGCGGCGCCCGGCGAAGCCATCCTCGCGCCCGACGTCGGCTTCGAGAGCGATGACTACTTCCGCTTCCACGGCACCTCGTTCGCCGCTCCGCAGGTCGCCGGTGCGCTTGCGCTCGGTCGCTCGATCGCGCCGACGATGTCGACCAACGAGCTGGTGGGCGAGGTCATCCGCAGCGTGACACCGACGAACCGGTTGCAGGGTCAGGTCGTCAGCGGCGGGGTCCTGGACGTGGCCGAGTTCCTGCGCAACGTCCGACGGCGCGCCTGCACCGAGGAGGTGGCCAGCGGCGGCTCGCCGTTCACCGACGTCAGCGCCCAGGGGGCCCACGGCTTCAACATCAAGTGCGTCGCCCACTGGGGCGTGGCCGAAGGCGTCGGCGACGGCCGCTACGCACCGGGACGCCACGTCACCCGCGGGCAGATGGCGTCGTTCCTGGTCCGCATCCTCGAGGTCGCCGGCGACCCGGCCGCGACCGCCGACGCGCCAGACGCCTTCCCCGACGACGACGGTTCCGTCCACGAGACGGCGATCAACCGGCTGGCCGCGGCCGGCATCGCGACCGGCCGCGCCGACGGTCGGTTCCAGCCGGGCGCGCCGGTGACCCGGGCACAGATGGCCTCGTTCCTGACGCGGACGATCCACCACTTCGAGATCCATTCGGGCGAACCCCGGGCCTGGTTCAACGACGTCGAGGGAAGCGCGCACGAGCAGGCGATCCTCGCCGCCCGGGAGTTCGGGATCACGCTGGGCACCACCGAACCGCGGTTGTTCGAACCGGCGCTCCACACCCGCCGCGACCACATGGCGTCGTTCGTGTCCCGGACCCTCGAGGTACTCCGTCGCGAAGGCGTAGAACTGACGCCCCGCTCTTCCGGCTCCTAG